One part of the Falco peregrinus isolate bFalPer1 chromosome 14, bFalPer1.pri, whole genome shotgun sequence genome encodes these proteins:
- the NUDT21 gene encoding cleavage and polyadenylation specificity factor subunit 5: protein MSVVPPNRSQTGWPRGVNQFGNKYIQQTKPLTLERTINLYPLTNYTFGTKEPLYEKDSSVAARFQRMREEFDKIGMRRTVEGVLIVHEHRLPHVLLLQLGTTFFKLPGGELNPGEDEVEGLKRLMTEILGRQDGVQQDWVIDDCIGNWWRPNFEPPQYPYIPAHITKPKEHKKLFLVQLQEKALFAVPKNYKLVAAPLFELYDNAPGYGPIISSLPQLLSRFNFIYN from the exons ATGTCTGTGGTGCCGCCTAACCGTTCCCAGACCGGCTGGCCCCGCGGGGTGAACCAGTTCGGGAACAAGTACATCCAGCAGACGAAGCCGCTCACGCTGGAGAGGACCATCAACCT GTATCCTCTGACAAATTATACATTTGGTACCAAGGAACCCCTGTATGAGAAGGACAGTTCCGTGGCAGCTCGGTTTCAGCGCATGAGGGAAGAGTTTGACAAGATTGGCATGAGGCGGACAGTGGAAGGGGTTCTGATTGTACACGAGCACAGGCTGCCCCATGTCCTGTTACTGCAGCTGGGTACAACTTTTTTCAAGCT ACCTGGTGGTGAACTCAATCCAGGAGAAGATGAGGTAGAAGGGCTCAAACGCTTAATGACAGag ATACTGGGTCGTCAGGATGGTGTTCAGCAAGACTGGGTGATTGATGACTGCATTGGTAACTGGTGGAGACCGAACTTTGAACCTCCACAG tatcCCTATATCCCAGCTCatattacaaaaccaaaagagcacaaaaagcttttcttggTCCAGCTTCAAGAAAAGG CTTTGTTCGCAGTCCCAAAAAATTACAAGCTGGTTGCTGCACCGTTGTTTGAGCTCTATGACAACGCACCAGGATATGGACCCATTATTTCCAGCCTTCCTCAACTTTTGAGCAG GTTCAACTTTATTTACAACTGA
- the OGFOD1 gene encoding prolyl 3-hydroxylase OGFOD1 gives MGAKRRGAAALPPGKKRGKREARAELCAALRDAALRERAAAAWGCGEPLRHETAVVVEPAPFRHGVIPGFLAGPAFAEALRDELLGLGFRRRRNDLLSLRQSEELGGRPEPHVAALRHALCEEFRAWLSAVTQIELEPTIDISCAKYEYTDVLLCHDDELEGRRIAFILYLVPPWEKSDGGTLDLYSADEHFQPQQIVKSLVPSWNTLVFFEVSPVSFHQVSEILSEEKCRLSVSGWFHGPSIVRPARHIEAALPRSPHIPYDHEILYEWINLVYLDMDSQVQIQEEFEERSEILLKDFLKKEKYQLLCEALENKDIQWISRGPANKRCYETAGEDSLPDVLRKFLQFLRSEALFLLLSNFTGLKLHFLAPTDEDEDAGEGRAADAAGHGSPKLQQEETEERTDSSPHGPDQPDNIPEAQDSKVQNSSGTPVCAGLLRRWTHGHYTLVHDTQATEFALDLLFFCGCEDWDPEYGGFTSYIAKGEDEELLTVNPEDNCLALVYRDKETVQFVKYINHRSLARLNKHPNRTGFWDFAFVYYE, from the exons ATGGGCGCTaagcggcgcggggcggcggcacTGCCACCGGGGAAGAAGCGCGGGAAGCGGGAGGCGCGCGCCGAGCTCTGCGCTGCCCTGAGGGACGCGGCGCTGCGGgagcgggcagcggcggcctggggctgcggggagccgTTGCGGCACG AGACGGCGGTGGTGGTGGAGCCGGCACCGTTCCGGCACGGCGTCATCCCCGGCTTCCTGGCGGGCCCGGCTTTCGCGGAGGCGCTGCGCGATGAGCTGCTGGGCCTCGGCTTCCGCAGGCGGCGCAACGACCTCCTCTCGCTACGGCAG TCCgaggagctggggggcaggCCGGAGCCCCACGTCGCCGCGCTGAG GCATGCTCTGTGTGAAGAATTCCGTGCGTGGCTTTCTGCTGTGACCCAGATAGAGCTGGAGCCAACTATTGACATCTCCTGTGCTAAATATGAATATACCG ATGTCTTGCTGTGCCATGATGATGAGCTGGAAGGTCGGAGAATTGCTTTCATCCTGTACCTCGTGCCACCCTGGGAGAAAAGCGATGGGGGAACACTGGACCTCTATAGTGCAGACG aacACTTTCAGCCACAGCAGATCGTCAAGTCATTAGTGCCTTCGTGGAACACGCTGGTTTTCTTTGAAGTGTCTCCAGTCTCTTTCCACCAG GTGTCAGAAATTCTGTCCGAGGAGAAGTGCCGCTTGTCAGTGAGCGGCTGGTTTCACGGCCCGTCGATAGTCAGACCTGCACGCCACATTGAAGCTGCCTTGCCCAGGAGCCCACACATCCCCTATGAT CATGAAATCTTGTATGAGTGGATCAATCTAGTTTATTTGGACATGGACTCCCAAGTTCAAATCCAGGAGGAATTTGAGGAGCGATCAGAAATTCTCCTGAAAGATTTTCTGAAG AAAGAGAAATACCAACTACTGTGTGAAGCTTTGGAGAACAAAGACATCCAGTGGATTAGTCGAGGGCCTGCCAATAAAAG ATGCTATGAGACAGCAGGGGAAGACAGCCTCCCTGACGTCCTGAGGAAATTCCTGCAGTTCTTACGCTCTGAGGCCTTGTTCTTACTGCTTTCCAACTTCACTGGCCTAAAGCTGCATTTCCTGGCTCCCACTGATGAGGATGAagatgctggggaaggaagagcagcagacGCCGCTGGGCATGGTAGTCCCAAACTACAGCAGGAAGAGACTGAAGAGCGCACTGATAGCAGTCCCCATGGGCCAGACCAGCCTGACAACATCCCTGAAGCACAAGACAGCAAGGTGCAGAACA GCTCAGGTACACCTGTGTGTGCGGGGCTGCTGAGGCGCTGGACCCATGGGCACTATACTCTAGTCCATGACACCCAAGCAACCGAATTTGCTCTTGACCTGCTCTTCTTCTGTGGCTGTGAGG acTGGGATCCGGAATATGGTGGCTTTACTTCCTACATAGCTAAAGGTGAAGATGAAGAG CTGTTGACGGTGAATCCAGAGGACAACTGCTTGGCCTTGGTTTACAGAGACAAAGAAACAGTGCAGTTTGTGAAATACATCAATCATCGTAGCTTGGCACGCCTGAACAAGCATCCCAACAGAACAGGATTTTGGGATTTTGCCTTTGTCTACTATGAGTGA